gctaactatgtgtatgtgaccaatgacatctgctaactatgtgtatgtgaccaatacaatttgatttaattaAGATCCTTTCTTTGTGACCATGACTGACCACTAACCATGTCGTCTTGGTCCACAGCTATAGGAAGATCCCTGGGGATAAGTGTGAGGGAGGAACACAGCCGGAAAGAAAAGAGATCGACCTCAGTAAGAGGTGTGTCAATGACCTACTGGGACCTCAGGAACTACTGGTGAGTAGAGATGACCACGTCACTGTTTTTCACTGGTTCTCACAGGTCTTCAGTGGTCCACACTGGTTTTCACTGGTTCTCACTGGTCTTCAGTGGTCCAGACTGGTTTTCACTGGTTCTCACTGGTCTTCAGTGGTCCACACTGGTTTTCACTGGTTCTCACTGGTCTTCAGTGGTCCACACTGGTTTTCACTGGTTCTCACTGGTCCTGTTCTAGAATGTCAAAAAAACAATGGAAGGAATCCGTGCGTAACATTTATTGAATTTGACAACTTACGTATAACAAGGGCAGTTTGAACGTGGAATCACTTAAAACATTTTAACCCAAGAGACTGACAGAAAGATTCATTGGGATTTCATCTTCAAAACAGTGTAAACCTCAGTAACCATCGGTTACATGACCTTAATCCTGCTGCACGGCTGTCAGTAGTCATGGTAACACATGCTTTCCCATTTctggaagtctctctctctctatgtatactGCATGACAACGATGGAAGAGTTGTCCTtgtactctctctgtatctctcccctccTAAAGACGGGCGGCCATCTGTCCAGCTCAGCGCCCATCGTAGTGACGGTTCTGATCATTATCCTGCTCAGTGTCGTGGCCGGGTTCCTCTTTGTCAAGAAGTACGTCTGCGGTGGAAGGTCAGTACAGCAACTGGCGTTTTAAGATCGGTACATAGCAAATCAAGCTATACTGCTGTTTTAAGATCGGTACATAGCAAATCAAGCTATACTGTTGTTTTAAGATCGGTACATAGCAAATCAAGCTATACTGTTGTTTTAAGATCGGTACATAGCAAATCAAGctatactgttgttgttgtttaagaTCAGAGACGGGCACagtgattttttaaaaatatttttacatCTGAGCCAGCACCGTTTGGTTCTGGTCGGCACAATGATGTGTGAAAAGGTTATAAGTGGCTCGGGCTGTTTTGATTGGCTCCTCCAGGTTCCTGGTACACAGGTACTCTGTCCTACAGCAGCATGCTGAGGCCCAGGGAGACGGAGTAGACGAGCCATTAGACAGCAACCACACTCGGGCTAGCAACAAGACCGGCTTACACGATTCAGACGAGGTAATGGTACAGACACACAAACGTTCCATTTGTATGGCCTCCGCACTTATTATAAATATACAATTTGCCTCAATCCCTTGGTGAAGAATTGGTTGTGACTTTCCTTTGCCTCAGTGTTTTCTCTAGTCCTTCCTATTAAAGGTCCACTTACATAGGAATGCTGtttgttctctgtgtgtctccaggaTCTtctggagtaacaggtggcattTCCAGCTACCAGGAGGAACCCCtagcctcctgtctctcctttacAACCTAGAAGCTCCTGCAGCTACCAGGAGGAACCCCTAGCCTCCTGTCTCTCATTTACAACCTAGAAGCTCCTGCAGCTACCAGGAGGAACCCCtagcctcctgtctctcctttacAACCTAGAAGCTCCTGCAGCTACCAGGGGAAtctagtctcctgtctgtccttagGCTCACTGCTCTATATTGAAGAACAAGTTTGTCCTATGTGCACACCGAGGCTCGCTGCTGCTCTCTCTTCTTCACTTCCTGTtacttcctccttctcccctccaccaTGACCCTTTAACTCTTAACCCCTGACCTTACATCGCCTGGTGGAGAGTCCTTCTAACGCAGCTCTCATCAGTGAGGTATCCAATGAGGCTTTCTGTTCTGagtgagacacacatacagagttCAGCAGGAGAGCAACGGGGGCCAGTAAGTAGTGTTGTTGTGGTTGATTTTAGAATGTATTCTACCAAGTTCCTTTGGGAACAATTGAGTGATGGAATGTGGTGGTTCTGGACTACTGGTGAACATTTAAATAATGGACCTCTGGAACTGCTGTGTAGAAGCTGTTTTTATCATCATCAGCATCTTCTCTTAACAACATAAAGCTATCTTTTTTCAACCAAGTGAACATAAACAACATTACGGGTTATACACACTTGGGACTGGGGCTCTTGGGAATATTACGTATACGCTTCTAATGAAGACTTcctgtttcccccccccccctgcactgTACATAAGAGCTTTCCTTTTTTCATTGATGTGACAGTCAGGGACATGGTACATGGGTTGCTGTTGGGTACTGTGGCTTGGAAAAATGATTTGTGTAAGTATTTTGCCTACCTAATAAGATGCAAGTGGAAATATTTATAAGCATTTAAAGTTGGATAGCAATAACATGTTTTTAGATCCACTGTATCAACACACTAAGCTTTCATAGCAGGAGTGAACGTCCTCTAAACTAGACTGAACTAAAGTGACGTATCCTAACCCGAGAAATATGTACCTGACTCAAACTTTCACCTCCTAAATCATTTGATTTCACTACAAATGTGTTCGCTGCATGTATTTCAAATTATAATTTGGCTGTGGAACAATGTCCTTTTTTCTTTTTGTTGTATTTGAAAACTGTCTGTTTTAGTTAGTCAGAGGGAGAAAATCTAGTGTACAAATAGCTATTGGCCTTACGCCTCTTCATTTCTCAATAAAAAAATTCTTACTTGTGTTTTTAATATGTTAAGGTAATCCTACACCAGTGACAGTAGATCTAAAAGTGAAGAAAGAACAGTTCGAATCCATCACTGGACTACACAATGAGTTagcgctaacacacacacacacacacacacacacacacacacacacacacacacacacacacacacacacacacacacacaaacattgggGCTGCTGGTTTATATTTGGCTGCTACTGTGCCCAGGTGTTGCATTGTGGCAGAGCATGTTTGAGCTGTAGATAGGAGCTGATTAGATGGAGAGGGCACCAACGTAAACACAGGAACTAAAAGCACATTTGTAAATGTAGTACATAGATCTGAACATTATTGATGAAGAAGTGGGTTTTTATAACAATGTTGAATGGATGTGTAGCAGTTTAACACTGGCGTGCCTGTTTTCAGTGTGTGTAGAGCCGACCTCTATGTGCTGTAGCTCATATGTGAATATGAGATGAGCTAATTCTACCGAATCACATATTTTATTATGGTTTAACTACCTGAGAAGGTCATTGACTTAGTTTCAGAGACAGAATCATTCTAGCCTCGGAAGCCCATTTGGGGGTAATGTCTGTGTAGTATGGGGGGTTGGGTCTGTGCCTTCCCAATGAGTGGCAAGTGTATGTACTGTCTATAATAGATTCAAagtgtgcatcccaaatagcaccttgttccctatataggggactacttttgaccagggcccataggatgcacCCTAGATATCAGATGTCTGTGTAACCACAGTTGCATTCACTTTGTCATTGACACCCCCGTAGATTGCACTTAGTGTAAATATGTGAATAAGGATTTCACCTCAAATGAAACTCCCTTCAATACCGACTTCTGTTCAGTGCaactgaatagggaatagggtgccattagccCTGTTCAGTGCAACTGTTCCCTCCCAATctataaaacaatgggaacataAAACTCATTTGATTCCCTTGTCATGTAATACAACTTGATTTGTCCACTGTGAAACAGACAAATGCAATGTTTCATCTAATTTATAAAGCAGCCTATACTTGGGTGTTCGGGTTTGTACAAAAACATCTCTGTACTTGCACAGGACTAAAATAAATGTTGATTGGCATTAGAGGCAACACCTGTACTGTAGTTAACACTGGGAAGACCGTTGTTCTGAATGATTCATACCTATTTAATCATGCTGGTTTTATGTCTTTGATTTGAGAGGTGACTTTTTTTCTTACATTTTTAAAATGGCTGTATAAAGAAATAATTGTGATGGCTCAATTGTTGAATCTGTGTATCTCTTGTTCTGTATATTTGAGATAATTTTGCTTTGGGTTGACGACCAATAAATTAACTTGCCCCTTTGAAAGTTGCCTCTTCTGGACTAAAATTACATTTCATTCCAATGTCAATATGTGCAACATTCAAGAAAACAAAGTATAGAATCAAAACTTGTGACTAACCCATACATTTGAAATGGTGCTTTATTGGTTTGCGGCATAATCAGAGTCTCCGGCATCTTCCAACAGAAGTCTATTGCATTtgactgtggtccttctgtagctcagttggtagagcatggcgcttgtaacaccagggtagtgggttcgatccccgggaccacccatacgtagaatgtatgcacacatgactgtaagtcgctttggataaaagtgtctgctaaatggcatttattattattattattattattactgtatttaggaaaccaacacattaacaacctcTCAGGCTACATCTAAAATGGCACCCAtcgggtcctggtctaaagtagtgcactaatatagggaatagggtgccattagccctggtcaaaagtagtgcactatgtagggaatagggtgccattttgctATCTCAGATTCTGTACAGGAAGTTCCCTTCACTGTCAAAGAACTCTCTCCCATTCGGTACCACTGGCGAAGGCTTTGACGACAGCATTAGTTCCTCCAGTTCTTCCTCTGAAAACACCCTTccatcccatctctcctcctggtCGTCTTTCTCCTCAACCTTCTCCGACACATTGTCCTCTGGAACATTTTCCTCTTCATCCCACTCCTCTCTCGAGTTATCTTGCCCTGAGGTGTGTCTGCTGTGCAGTGTTGGTGGGGATGAGAGCTGGGTGGGTAGTGAGGTGAGAGGAGCAGCAGGATAATTAGCAGTAGTCATCATGGCTCTTGGGCCAGGGTCATCCTCCAAGTCCCTGGCTATCAGCCTCTGGCTACTGTGGCTAGCCAGGGTGACCAGGGCACCAGTGCCACTTCCTGTGGGCAGCATGGCTGGTTTGCTACTTCTATGTCCAGAGGCAGACAGCTGTGTTCTGCCCGGCCCCCCTGCCTCTCCACCACCAGGTAGGGCCACCTGCCTATCCTGTCCCCCTGCTCCACCCCCAGGTAGGgctttctgcctgccctgtccCCCTGCTCCACCCCCAGGTAGGGCTTTCTGCCTGTCCTGTCCCCCTGCTCCACCCCCAGGCAGGGCCACCTGCCTCTCCTGTCCCCCTGCTCCACCCCCAGGTAAGGCCACCTGCCTGCCCTGTCCCCCTGCTCCACCCCCAGGTAAGGCCACCTGCCTGCCCTGTCCCCCTGCTCCACCCCCAGGTAGGGCCACCTGCCTGCCCTGTCCCCCTGCTCCACCCCCAGGTAAGGCAACCTGCCTCTCCTGTCCCCCTGCTCCAGGTAAGGCCTGCTGTCTCAGCCTGGCCCACACGCTGGTGTCCTGTTTAGCTTTCCTCTCTGGGGTGGGGTCGAACTTGCTCCTCAGGACTCGTAGGATGACGTCACGATGGACAGAGAATCCCTCTGCCAGACGGTCAATGGTCCATTCCTCTGGTAGCTCCTGCTTCAGATACCTGGGGTATCAGTCAGTAATTGAGTCATGGAGGCAAAACGTTGACAATGTTGCAGATAAAGTTGACACGACTCCCTAGTCTACCTGACAGACAATCAAAACATGTCATTCATACAGTAcagcaaagctgtcattaaggcaaacggtggctactttgataAATCTCAAATCTATTTAaatataacactttttttggcTCACTCCATGATTTCAtagttgatgttttcactattctacaatgtagaaaatggtaataaaaaaaataatagtaaaaaacaaaagacaaaccctggaatgagtaggtgtccaaactttagagttttatactgtgtgtgtgtgtgtgtgtgtgtgtatataatatattTCTGAATATTTCGTAACATTGCAGTCTTCCTCACCTGATCTGTTCCATGGCGTCCCAGCTCAACATCCTCTCTGGAGCTCCAGACTCAGTCAGCTGTCTCTTAACTATATGGTACTTCAccgtcctctgtctcctcctctcttcactagACAGGGGCCAAGGTGAGACGGGTGGCATTAGGCCTAGTTGCATCACGAGTGTGGAGTGACGACTTTGTTCAATTGTATGATATTTATCTTAAGATACTATGTAGACCCATCACTGACTGGGTGAATGTGGCAAAGTATGTAGACAGGCATCCTTCAATAGGCCTggtggtcccaggtctgtttgtgccgTTTAGGGTAAATGATTCTCACCTGAACACAGCCTGGACCTTGTCGTCTACATCGTCCAGATCTGGATCTTcagatctctcctccttccctctgtgtctgtgggcCGAGGTCCTGTGTGTCTGCCTCTGATCCATCCAGGCCTTGCTGGCATCGCTGCAGAGGTGTCGACTACAGCTCCTTGTGGGCATCACTGACAGTTTGCCAAGCCTGGAGGCTATCCTGAAAGACATCATGGCTATTCTGAAGGCTCACCACTGGTCACCAGACACTACTGGATGAAGAAAAGACAGGATCAGAAATTCTCAACATTTTCAATCTATCCGATTTGCCCAGTACGTCCATTTTGTCTGATCTAgttagctaaaaaaaaaaaaaaattcagctCAATGAAATAACCTCATTGCCAATAGAAGGACGctcaaacatttacagatgcacaaaactgagagcatcctgtcgggctatatcaccgcaactgaaaaacagcttctatctcaaagccatcaaaTTGTTAAATaaccatcactagccggctaccgcCTGGTTACTcagccctgcaccttagaggctgctgcccactgtgcatagacatggaatcactggccactttaataatgtttacatactgctttactaatttaatgtgtatatactgtattttagtcaatgccactccgaaaTTGCTCGTCCTAACATGAATATATTtctaattccattattttacattgtgtgaattgttagatactactgcactgttggagctaggaacacaagtatttcgctacaaacgcaataacatctgctaaatatgtgtatgcgatcaataaaatgtgatttgatagtAACCTTGGCTAGTATACAGAGCCAAAGaccttagctagttagctaaataCGCCTCTTGCTGCTACCGCACATTCACATCTCACAAAGTAGTCAAACCATAACCATGTGTCTAGCCAACATTGATAGAAATAATTAACAATTGTATTCACCCAAATAAGATTCTCCTGCTTTCTTTTAGCTACATTTCAGTCTAGACCTGCTTGTCTCGTGGAAACAATGCAGCCTTTCCGCAAACAGTCTGGCATACAACCTATATTTCTACATACTGCCACCTACTGACATGTGGTGTTGAAAAACCCCCGATACATTTCAGTCACTACTTGATCGAAAATACCAAACAAACCTTAATTTAAGTAAATGCATTGATATTTATGAATATTAGACTCAGACTCATTAAAtagactcattaaacacaaattATTAGTTTGaaaagtgttggagtgtgcccttggctTTCCGATAAATTTTAAAAACATAACGGTGCCGCGTGAttttcttaatataaggaatttgaaattattaatAATTTTACTTTTAATACGTAAGTAtatttagcaattacatttactttttgatacttaaatatatttaaaaccaagtaattttagacttttactcaagtagtatttaacTGGGTGActctcacttttacttgagtcattttctattaaggtatccttacttttactcaagtatgactattggttactttttccacaactgactccaacagtttaaaaaaaaaataataataataatcttgaGTACTACAGGCAGGACATTACATACTGAACCAAGTGCGTCATCGGCCGAGTTATAAAGATCGGCAATCTTCGTCGTTCTTCGCCTAAAAACGATCACATGGCTTATTAACTCGTTCGACAAcgctgttgtttttttttttctccatttgcgCCATTTTGTCTGCTCACTTTGGTGATTGGGCTTTGGAACCCTGAACTGGAGCCAATCAGAGGGATACCGGACAGCAGAGAGAAACGGTAATAGAAGCTCTGTGGTTGTTGTCAGCACGGATTGGTTTGTCATTGACCAACCAAATTACTAACTCTACAAAATACAGGAATCGCATGTCAACGTTGTTGTATTTTTTTAGAACTGTAATGATTTCAGTATGATTGTAGTATAACTATAATCCTTGTTACATAACCGAGACAGATTTGCCTGCTAAATGCAACGTTAGCTTGGAATAAATCCTATAAATAatgtgatttttttgttgttgttgtaactagctaatgttatacGCAAATATTTATGCATTTTCAACAGGCTTCCGTTCTTTTATGTGAACATTTAACTCGCTAGctaagctaactagctagtcaactatccagctagctagttatctaaTGTACCTGTGCCTTGTctcaagctagctaacgttagctgtgtAGCTAGCAACAGTAAAGCTAGCGAACAACAAAGAAAACAAAGCACACACTTCAAGATGTCCTTCAACAAATCTAACGTTATAGCTagcatttgtattcatttgctGCATGATGTACCATTGTAGTCCATTTTGTTAATTTCAAGAAATATtgtccaaatcaaattttattggtcacatacaaataTTTAGTTATTGCGGTTGTAGCGAAAAGGTTTGTACTCGGAACTGAGTGATATCCGATGATGTACCCAGCCTCAGCTGAATCTTTAAATTAGGCTACAATCCTGGGGAACAAGAACCGGAAAACACATGAACGCCTGTGTTCCACATGTCTGCTGAAATGGTGACTGTTTTAGCTAGTCCAGCTAATGGCCTAACAATCAATCCACAGTATTTTCCTGTTATATGTGGCTACAACAACCTCATAGCCTATGATTGCTTGTGTGACCCTTTGCGATTGATATGCCAGTTTATATTGGATTTTCCCCCTTTGTATCCCTAATTTGTCACAATGCCTCTAATTTGATTGATCAAACTGTATTTTGACAATGACAGGAAGGACTGTGACTATAACTGATCATGGAGTACACCACCTCAACAGGGGAGCAGATAGTCGTGCAGACGTCCAATGGACAGATCCAACAACAGGTGAGTGTCAACGGTTCAACCTGAGCTGGGTGAATCTCAACCAGACTTTACTGAGGCACACCGACGGAatacaatgtaggcctacatgttgTTGAGTCTAGACTCAGAAGTGTCATTTATAGGCAATTCATTTGATATAAAAAATGATTCAATCTAATCTCTGAGACTTCTGGGATAAGTGAACTGTAGCTGTtccgtgttcattaggcactaaaCGTCAGAAAACAGAACAAAACAGGGAGGGGGTACCTGGATTTAGGGGCTTGTTTAAATAAGAAATGCAAATGATTATTTTTTTCCCGTTACAAAAATGCTTTGAAACGGTTTCCGGttgcgtgccctaatgaacatgaccttgTCTGCAGACTCAGGGCACAATGACGGCTGTGCAGCTGCAGACCGAGGCGCCGGTATTGACGGCCTCTGGCCAGCAGGTGCAGACACTCCAGGTAGTGGTGTGACCGTCTGCCTATGTCACATTGTCACCCGGTCACAGTATTACATCGCACTGCATTATTGTCACAGTGTACAGCATGCCTCTCGTCTACCATGATTACCATGCCCCATCTCAGTGCTAGCTTCCTTAGAATGCTATCGCTGCTCTGAGCTGCATGTCCCCAGCTCAGTGACTGGTTTGACTGAGTCAGTCCGAGTCATCCATGAAGGTACTAGCAACAGTCTGAAACATCGGATTGACCATCATATTATGGCCATTTGCCGGAGTTTTTCACCATTGTTCACGCTATGATACGCTTACACTGTCAACTGGTTCATGTGTTCATAATTTTATGTCCTAAAACAGGAATTATATTCTGTCTAAAATGACACGCTTGGTGTTTTCTCAGCGCTCTGGCTGTGACATGAAACTGCAGAGTTaaagtatacactgagtgtacaaaacattatgtatacctgctctttccatgacacagactgaccaggtgagtgcaggtgaaagctatgatcccttattgatgtcacttgttatatccacttcaatcagtgtagatgaaggggaggagacaggttaaagaaggatttttaatccttgagacaattgagaaatggattgtgtatgtttgcaattcagagggtgattgggcaagacaaaagatttaagcgGCTTTGAatcgggtatggtagtaggttccaggcgcactggtttgtgccaagaactgcaatgcttctGGGTTTTTAacattcaacagtttcccgtgtgaatcaagaatggtccaccacccaaaggacatccagccaacttgacacaactgtagaaagcattggagtcaacatgagccttcatccctgtggaatgctttagacaccttgtagagtccatgtcccgacgGATTTAATCTGTTGTGAGGGGAAAAGGAAGGCATTCTTAATgatttgtacactcaatgtatatcATTATCTAGGAATGAATGTATCAACTTTAACCCACCCGCCCACAGGTCCAAGGCCAGCCCCTGGTGGTGCAGGTGAGCGGAGGGCAGCTGATCACATCGTCAGGGCAACCAATCATGGTGCAGGCTATGgggggaggacagggacagacCATCATGCAGGTGCCTGTGTCTGGAGGACAGGGACTACAACAGGTGAGGAATGGGATGAGAGGaaaaccatagacatataattgCTAGAACCCATTCAATTAGAATGCTTTCAGAGTGCAGTGTTCTTAAGAGTCTTTTCCCATTCTAGGAATCATATTTATTTGAGCCAGAGTCTGGAGTTGGAATGATATTATGAGCACACTATCATCTGATTATGTTTCATTGTCAGATCCAGCTACAGGGTGGACAGCAGATCCAGCTGCAGAACGGTCAGACGATCCATCTAGGGGGACAACAGATCCAGCTGCAGAACGGACAGATGTTACAGCTCGGGGGACAGCAGGGTCAACCCCAACAGATCATCATCCAACAGCCACAACAAGCCATCACAGCCGGACagaaccaggtacacacacacacacacacacacacacacacacacacacacacacacacacacacacacacacacacacacacacacacacacacacacacacacacacacacacacacacacacacacacacacacacacacacacacacacacacacacacacacactcactgaaagGTATACACCTACACAGACTTCTGATTACACACTTCCTCTTTTGGGACAATGTGACATCATCGCTAaccggggcggcagcgtagcctagtggttagagcgttggactagtaaccgaaaggttgcaagttcaaatccccgagctgacaaggtacaaatctgtcgttcagttaacccactgttattgaaaataagaatttgttcttaactgacttgcctaaaggtaaaaaaataaaaaaaaaaaaaaaacatcagcATTTGAGTCTGAATTCAAACATACTTTTAGTTCAACTTCCACATGATTAACTACAATGTAAATTCAAATCTCTCATTGACACTGATTCATGGGTCAACTGATCCAGCTGCAGCAAGGCCAGAGATGTTTAGCTTCAATCCTAtgcaatatatacatatattcagTGTTCCGATTGACCTTTTATattgggcaaaacgagtgacctaagagACATTGAGCGTGATATGAATCGTCGGTGCCAAACGTGCTGCTTCCAGTATCTCATAAACGTctggcctcctgggcttttcacgcacgacagcgtctagggtttacagagaatgtTGCGACAACAGATAAATGTGGGGGACAACGTCCTGTGGGTGGCAACGTCCTGTGGGTGGCAACGTCCTGTGGGTGGCAACGTCCTGTGGGTGGCAACGTCCTGTGGGTGACAACAGATAAAACAGTCAGTGGCCGTCCTGTGGGTGACAACATCCTGTGGGTGACAACATCCTGTGGGTGACAACATCCTGTGGGTGACAACGTCCTGTGGGTGACAACAGATAAAACAGTCAGTGGCCGTCCTGTGGGTGACAACATCCTGTGGGTGACAACGTCCTGTGGGTGACAACGTCCTGTGGGTGACAACAGATAAAACAGTCAGTGGCCGTCCTGTGGGTGACAACATCCTGTGGGTGACAACATCCTGTGGGTGACAACGTCCTGTGGGTGACAACGTCCTGTGGGTGACAACGTCCTGTGGGTGACAACGTCCTGTGGGTGACAACAGATAAAACAGTCAGTGGCCATCCTGTGGGTGACAACATCCTGTGGGTGACAACATCCTGTGGGTGACAACATCCTGTGGGTGACAACATCCTGTGGGTGACAACGTCCTGTGGGTGACAACGTCCTGTGGGTGACA
Above is a genomic segment from Oncorhynchus gorbuscha isolate QuinsamMale2020 ecotype Even-year linkage group LG10, OgorEven_v1.0, whole genome shotgun sequence containing:
- the ngrn gene encoding neugrin, which codes for MMSFRIASRLGKLSVMPTRSCSRHLCSDASKAWMDQRQTHRTSAHRHRGKEERSEDPDLDDVDDKVQAVFSEERRRQRTVKYHIVKRQLTESGAPERMLSWDAMEQIRYLKQELPEEWTIDRLAEGFSVHRDVILRVLRSKFDPTPERKAKQDTSVWARLRQQALPGAGGQERQVALPGGGAGGQGRQVALPGGGAGGQGRQVALPGGGAGGQGRQVALPGGGAGGQERQVALPGGGAGGQDRQKALPGGGAGGQGRQKALPGGGAGGQDRQVALPGGGEAGGPGRTQLSASGHRSSKPAMLPTGSGTGALVTLASHSSQRLIARDLEDDPGPRAMMTTANYPAAPLTSLPTQLSSPPTLHSRHTSGQDNSREEWDEEENVPEDNVSEKVEEKDDQEERWDGRVFSEEELEELMLSSKPSPVVPNGREFFDSEGNFLYRI